ACCAGAATGATGCGGCGGTGCTCACCCACGGCGGGCGGCGTCTGGCTTTCACCACGGATTCCTATGTGGTCGATCCGATTTTTTTTCCGGGGGGCGACATTGGCGATCTGGCGGTCAACGGCACCGTCAACGACCTGGCCATGAGCGGCGCGCGGCCTCTTTATCTCAGCGTTGGATTGATTCTTGAGGAGGGGTTGCCGATCGTTGATCTGGAGCGCATTCTCGACAGCATGAAAAGCGCCGCGGCAGCGGCGGGAGTGACTATCGTCGCCGGCGATACCAAGGTGGTGCCGCGCGGCAAGGCGGACAAGATTTTCATCAACACCGCCGGCATCGGCGTTTTCGACCACGATTTCGACATCCGCGGCAGCGGCGCACGGATCGGGGACAAGATACTCGTCAATGGCGCCATCGGCGACCACGGCATGGCGGTGCTCGCCGGGCGCGAGGGGCTCGACCTGCACAGTGAAATCAAAAGCGACACCGCGCCCCTGCACGAACTGGTTGCCGAGCTCATCGCCGGCATCGGCACGGGGCTGCATGTGCTGCGCGACCCGACGCGCGGCGGGGTGGCCACCACCCTCAAGGAAATCGCCCTGCAATCCAACGTCGATCTGACTCTTGACGAAACCGCGCTGCCGGTCAACGAGGCGGTGCGCGGCGCCTGCGCGATTCTCGGCCTCGATCCCCTGTATGTCGCCAACGAGGGCAAACTGCTCGCCCTGGTCGCTCCGGAGGCCGCCGAGGACGCCCTGGCCCTCATGCAGCGCCATCCCACCGGTAAGGGTGCCGCCATTATCGGCGAAGTGAGCGACGCATCCACAGGCAGGGTTTACCTGCGCACCGCCATCGGCGGTCTGCGCGCCGTCGAAATGCTCGCGGGAGAGCAGTTGCCGCGTATCTGCTGATCCGCGGCAAACAATCCGCTGAGGGACGTGCCGCTATCGGATGGGGGGAAAGAGTCAGGGTTCGCTTAGAACTTCAGGCGAAACTTGCGTGGGCCGAGAATTTCCAGCTTGCCCTGCTCCAGCCATTGGCGGCGGCGGGCGCGATCAAGGCGCAGCAGAATCGCGCACT
This genomic stretch from Geoalkalibacter ferrihydriticus DSM 17813 harbors:
- the hypE gene encoding hydrogenase expression/formation protein HypE; this encodes MKSDIIILGHGSGGKLSHQLLDDVIIPRLSGLPQRDQNDAAVLTHGGRRLAFTTDSYVVDPIFFPGGDIGDLAVNGTVNDLAMSGARPLYLSVGLILEEGLPIVDLERILDSMKSAAAAAGVTIVAGDTKVVPRGKADKIFINTAGIGVFDHDFDIRGSGARIGDKILVNGAIGDHGMAVLAGREGLDLHSEIKSDTAPLHELVAELIAGIGTGLHVLRDPTRGGVATTLKEIALQSNVDLTLDETALPVNEAVRGACAILGLDPLYVANEGKLLALVAPEAAEDALALMQRHPTGKGAAIIGEVSDASTGRVYLRTAIGGLRAVEMLAGEQLPRIC